From the genome of Flavipsychrobacter sp., one region includes:
- a CDS encoding OmpA family protein produces the protein MRKPLLAVLALGLLTSGCVSTKKYKDLQSRYSKLQQTSNANTAEWTSKNQDCERNLSASRERVTGLEEQLASERRNAASLQNALDKCLTSTNQGSVNIAKLVDEIKASNEYIQHLVNLKNKSDSLNVVLTNNLTRSLSREELKDVDIKVLKGVVYISLSDNMLYKSGSYNISTRAGETLSKIAKIIKDYKDYEVLVEGNTDNVPITRENIRNNWDLSALRASSVVQALQNEYGVDPKRMTAGGRGEYNPVADNDTEMGKTKNRRTEIIITPKLDQFMDLIEKGPEGE, from the coding sequence ATGAGAAAGCCATTATTAGCAGTGCTTGCTTTGGGCTTGTTGACCTCAGGTTGCGTAAGCACTAAAAAATACAAAGACCTACAATCGCGCTACAGCAAATTACAACAAACATCCAACGCAAATACTGCGGAATGGACAAGTAAAAACCAAGACTGTGAAAGGAACTTATCTGCATCCAGAGAAAGGGTGACAGGATTGGAAGAGCAACTGGCTTCAGAAAGAAGAAATGCAGCATCGTTACAAAATGCTTTAGATAAATGTTTGACCTCTACTAATCAAGGAAGCGTGAACATTGCTAAACTGGTAGATGAGATAAAAGCGTCTAATGAATACATACAACACTTGGTCAATTTAAAGAACAAGAGCGACTCACTTAATGTAGTATTGACCAATAACTTGACCCGCTCTCTAAGTAGAGAAGAGTTAAAGGATGTAGATATAAAAGTGCTAAAGGGAGTAGTGTATATCTCTTTGTCTGATAATATGCTGTATAAATCAGGTAGTTATAATATTTCTACTCGTGCAGGAGAGACATTGAGCAAGATCGCAAAGATCATCAAAGATTACAAAGACTATGAAGTACTAGTTGAAGGTAATACAGATAATGTTCCTATTACAAGAGAGAATATTAGAAACAACTGGGACTTGAGTGCGTTACGTGCTTCATCGGTAGTACAGGCATTGCAAAACGAATATGGTGTAGACCCTAAACGCATGACAGCTGGTGGGCGAGGTGAGTATAATCCCGTTGCCGATAATGATACAGAAATGGGCAAGACTAAGAATAGAAGAACCGAGATTATCATTACACCTAAGCTAGATCAGTTCATGGATTTGATAGAGAAGGGACCAGAAGGAGAGTAA
- a CDS encoding mechanosensitive ion channel yields MEIIEYIQNWLDAHPATWSIIKYLLWVGLIIVAISVIRKMLKKALPDTSVRYKSQKAVEILGYLLIILLTITYFTGKIGDLTLAIGLLTAGITITLQELILSIAGSFYIFLVKVYKPGDRIEINGIKGDVIDIDSIYTTMMEIGEWVSSDNYSGRIVKLSNAFVFKGPIYNYSQDFPFVWDEFDLPIRYGSDMEKAKSIVISIASELLSEYVEQSVANWKTVVEKYYIEDANVAPTLAITMTDNWMQFNLRYIVDYKKRRWVKHELNERIGAAIQATNGVVHLASATVEIVRIPTVDLKGDK; encoded by the coding sequence ATGGAAATAATAGAATATATTCAGAACTGGCTAGATGCACACCCAGCCACGTGGAGTATTATCAAATACCTTTTGTGGGTAGGGTTAATTATTGTAGCTATATCTGTAATTAGAAAAATGCTTAAAAAAGCATTGCCTGATACTTCTGTTAGGTACAAGTCGCAAAAGGCGGTAGAGATATTAGGCTACCTACTTATCATTCTGCTCACTATTACCTACTTCACAGGCAAGATAGGAGACCTGACGCTTGCAATAGGTTTGCTTACTGCAGGTATTACCATTACCCTGCAAGAATTGATATTAAGTATTGCGGGTTCGTTCTATATCTTTTTAGTAAAGGTGTATAAGCCGGGAGATAGAATAGAGATAAACGGTATAAAAGGTGATGTAATAGATATCGATAGTATCTACACAACCATGATGGAAATTGGAGAATGGGTAAGTAGTGATAACTATAGTGGTAGGATAGTAAAGTTGAGCAATGCCTTTGTTTTTAAAGGCCCCATTTATAACTATTCTCAAGATTTTCCTTTTGTTTGGGATGAGTTCGATCTTCCTATAAGATATGGCTCGGATATGGAAAAGGCCAAGTCTATTGTTATTAGCATAGCTTCAGAACTGTTGTCAGAATATGTGGAGCAATCGGTAGCCAACTGGAAGACTGTAGTAGAGAAGTACTATATAGAAGATGCGAACGTTGCCCCTACATTGGCAATTACCATGACAGATAATTGGATGCAATTCAACCTTCGTTATATAGTAGATTATAAAAAAAGAAGATGGGTAAAGCATGAGCTGAACGAAAGGATAGGCGCGGCTATACAGGCTACTAATGGGGTAGTTCACCTAGCATCTGCAACAGTTGAAATAGTAAGGATACCTACAGTAGACCTTAAAGGGGACAAGTAA
- the crtI gene encoding phytoene desaturase family protein codes for MYSKKHLTVIGSGFSGLASACYAAKHGYAVSVYEKNDTIGGRARCFEEQGFVFDMGPSWYWMPDVFERFFSDFGKKVSDYYDLVKLDPGFQIFFKEQEPLAIPASIEELYNTFEQIEQGAAKQLQRFLKDAAYKYQVGMQDLVHKPGLSITEFMNMDVLRGVAKTHLFRSVKKHVAQYFKDERLVQLMEFPILFLGAMAKDIPALYTLMNHAALSQGTWYPMGGMHKIVEAMESLARELGVEFHTNAEVTRIDVEKNAAKSIIVNGSRVETDYIIASGDYSFVEQHLLQQQHRNYTKAYWDKKTFAPSSLIYYVGVNKKVKNLQHHNLFFDADFDGHAKEIYETKEWPKRPLFYVCCPSKTDSSVAPEGHENLFILIPIAPGIEDTEAIRERYFPQVIKRIEEHCGDEIAAHVIYKKSYCVNDFVKDYHAYKGNAYGLANTLKQTAILKPSIRNKKVKNLIYTGQLTVPGPGVPPSLISGKLAYEQLAK; via the coding sequence ATGTATAGCAAAAAGCATTTAACTGTTATAGGGTCTGGCTTTTCAGGTTTGGCATCAGCATGTTATGCTGCCAAGCATGGCTATGCAGTGTCGGTATATGAAAAAAATGATACTATAGGTGGTAGAGCTAGGTGTTTTGAAGAGCAAGGGTTTGTGTTTGATATGGGGCCTAGCTGGTATTGGATGCCTGATGTGTTTGAGCGATTCTTTAGTGATTTTGGCAAAAAGGTGAGTGATTATTACGACCTGGTAAAGCTAGACCCTGGTTTTCAAATCTTCTTCAAGGAGCAAGAACCTCTTGCCATACCCGCCAGCATAGAAGAACTATACAATACATTTGAGCAGATAGAGCAGGGCGCTGCTAAGCAATTACAACGTTTTTTGAAAGATGCGGCTTATAAATATCAAGTAGGCATGCAGGACTTGGTGCACAAGCCAGGCTTATCTATTACTGAGTTTATGAATATGGATGTGCTACGAGGGGTGGCTAAAACTCATTTATTCCGCTCTGTAAAGAAACATGTAGCCCAATATTTTAAGGACGAGCGTTTGGTTCAGCTGATGGAGTTCCCTATTCTATTTCTGGGTGCAATGGCAAAAGATATTCCTGCTTTATACACATTGATGAACCATGCCGCTTTATCGCAAGGTACATGGTACCCTATGGGTGGCATGCATAAAATTGTTGAAGCGATGGAGTCTTTGGCTCGCGAACTGGGTGTTGAATTTCATACCAATGCCGAGGTGACAAGAATAGATGTAGAAAAAAATGCTGCTAAAAGTATTATAGTAAATGGTAGCCGTGTAGAGACAGACTATATCATAGCATCGGGTGATTATAGCTTTGTAGAGCAGCACCTGCTGCAACAGCAACACAGAAACTATACGAAAGCGTATTGGGATAAGAAGACATTTGCCCCATCTAGTTTGATCTATTATGTAGGCGTCAACAAAAAGGTAAAGAACCTACAACACCACAACCTATTCTTCGATGCTGATTTTGATGGTCATGCCAAGGAGATATATGAAACAAAAGAGTGGCCAAAACGTCCGCTGTTTTATGTTTGTTGCCCCTCAAAAACAGATAGTAGTGTAGCACCAGAAGGGCATGAAAACTTGTTTATACTCATACCTATAGCACCGGGTATAGAGGATACGGAAGCAATAAGGGAACGGTATTTTCCACAGGTAATAAAAAGAATTGAAGAGCATTGTGGTGATGAAATAGCAGCACATGTAATCTATAAAAAGAGTTATTGCGTAAATGATTTTGTGAAAGACTATCATGCTTATAAGGGTAATGCCTATGGTTTAGCTAATACGCTAAAGCAAACAGCCATACTCAAACCATCCATCAGAAATAAAAAAGTGAAGAACCTGATATATACAGGTCAGCTAACAGTGCCAGGACCAGGAGTGCCACCGTCGCTTATATCTGGGAAATTGGCTTACGAGCAGCTGGCTAAATAA
- a CDS encoding VOC family protein, which translates to MQKITPFLWFDNNAEEAINFYIKTFKDASINNINRRTPDGPLFTGSFTLFGQEYGVINGGPMFKFNEAVSFVVHCKDQEEVDYYWDALTADGGEESMCGWLKDKFGLSWQIIPDRLMELLNHPDADKAQRATQAMLKMKKIDIDILENA; encoded by the coding sequence ATGCAAAAAATAACTCCTTTCCTTTGGTTTGATAATAATGCCGAAGAGGCGATTAACTTCTATATCAAAACATTTAAAGATGCCAGTATAAACAACATAAATAGACGTACACCAGATGGGCCACTATTTACTGGTAGTTTTACTCTTTTTGGTCAGGAATACGGCGTTATTAATGGAGGTCCAATGTTTAAATTCAACGAAGCGGTATCATTTGTTGTGCATTGTAAAGACCAAGAAGAAGTAGATTACTATTGGGATGCACTAACCGCAGATGGCGGCGAGGAAAGCATGTGTGGTTGGCTGAAAGACAAATTTGGTTTATCATGGCAGATAATACCTGATAGATTAATGGAACTACTAAATCACCCCGATGCAGACAAAGCACAACGTGCTACACAAGCCATGCTAAAAATGAAGAAGATAGATATTGATATTCTTGAAAATGCATAA
- a CDS encoding beta-1,3-glucanase family protein codes for MKLNSKSIFAALLYLFLFCLQAQAKYYPLKIVDYTGNTKGGIHAYMIFLAQDTTTAANHCVLELTYDSTSKLYKGSLVKIDQNTNSSKYTYRLDKLKGFNKKTKSVTVLIPNTISGRCMVSLNYPLYMPPVQSTVDSSWSLQAPSASNITDVNYDIIYDKFEFTYNLKNTMYIDPTAVDFFAIPIGLKSSNDSSGPPPNANRPDLLKTIIGVLDSNKNKKWRALEITDSNTVLRIDAPYMSPNFDTSYLTGNTYNYIDSLTKYYESNILKINCDELRDTGGQIFDTYHTKPQEDPGAYMFTSKKIKKGLWVFTNKPKKGKPIVVSINMNQATSFNFFAPGTSPFLTTNKMVISIIVKNITAAFTVGLLPAPDSMLIDDSYINDTTKYPYYKYNKQLKAPKITGPWYNLYTKALHKAIPQIYAFAFDDVLGQSGTLISSDNSDTITLTLCDMGNIKIPKHSSLLPVYADTLIYNSGFVHIGNQYIDTLRWKVPNNQPSNAQYFFMGAGPGFTITPEQFLSFQYGNFFSSTDTIGWVAIPDSLFGNCSNPMIPMTVNSCGGPNTPCPTSSNWQQWQKSVSYNLMPSIDSPVYPVVATYNGGFSKKGNYYVDTVKWTVPSNQPSTANYFFMGSGSGFTIPPDTFVYYQAGTQYSGKDTVGIIRIPTSVFNNQLPQNISIQVMTCGGPGHPCPTKKNINYWQCASGSNIEPPKK; via the coding sequence ATGAAACTGAATAGCAAAAGCATATTCGCTGCATTATTGTACCTTTTTTTATTTTGCCTACAGGCACAAGCAAAGTATTACCCTTTAAAAATTGTAGACTACACCGGAAACACAAAGGGCGGCATACACGCCTATATGATCTTCTTGGCTCAAGACACTACCACAGCTGCCAACCATTGCGTTTTAGAACTCACTTATGACAGCACTAGCAAATTGTACAAGGGCAGCTTGGTAAAGATCGACCAAAACACGAATTCGTCTAAATACACTTACCGTTTAGATAAGCTTAAAGGCTTCAACAAAAAAACTAAGTCAGTAACTGTACTCATCCCCAATACCATTAGCGGTCGGTGTATGGTTTCTCTAAACTACCCCTTGTACATGCCTCCAGTACAATCTACGGTAGACTCTTCTTGGAGTCTGCAAGCACCAAGCGCAAGCAATATTACAGATGTAAACTATGACATTATTTACGACAAGTTCGAGTTTACATACAACCTTAAGAACACTATGTATATAGACCCTACCGCGGTAGACTTTTTTGCTATACCTATAGGGCTTAAAAGTTCTAACGATTCTAGCGGACCACCACCAAATGCTAATAGACCAGATCTTTTAAAAACAATTATTGGCGTACTGGATAGCAATAAAAACAAAAAATGGAGGGCTTTAGAGATAACAGATTCCAATACAGTTCTACGTATCGACGCTCCATACATGTCTCCTAATTTTGACACAAGCTACCTAACGGGCAATACATATAATTACATCGACAGTCTGACAAAATACTATGAATCAAATATTTTAAAGATCAATTGCGATGAGCTGAGAGATACAGGTGGGCAAATATTTGATACCTACCATACCAAACCCCAAGAGGATCCCGGAGCATATATGTTTACCAGCAAAAAAATAAAAAAGGGATTGTGGGTGTTTACTAACAAGCCTAAAAAAGGGAAGCCCATCGTAGTGAGTATAAACATGAATCAAGCCACCTCATTCAACTTTTTTGCTCCGGGCACTTCTCCATTCTTAACTACTAACAAAATGGTGATTAGTATCATAGTAAAAAACATAACTGCTGCCTTTACGGTTGGGCTACTACCCGCTCCTGACAGTATGCTGATCGATGACTCTTATATTAATGACACTACTAAATACCCTTACTACAAGTATAACAAACAACTAAAAGCACCTAAGATTACCGGACCTTGGTATAACTTATATACTAAGGCATTGCACAAAGCAATACCACAGATATATGCATTTGCTTTTGACGATGTACTTGGGCAAAGTGGCACTTTAATAAGTAGTGATAACTCTGATACCATTACCCTTACATTATGCGACATGGGTAATATCAAAATACCTAAACATAGTAGCCTACTACCTGTCTATGCCGATACACTTATATATAATAGTGGCTTTGTTCATATCGGCAACCAATATATTGACACGCTAAGATGGAAAGTGCCTAACAACCAGCCTAGCAATGCCCAATATTTTTTTATGGGTGCTGGTCCTGGCTTTACCATAACGCCTGAGCAATTCCTTTCTTTCCAGTATGGGAATTTCTTTTCCTCAACAGACACTATAGGCTGGGTAGCTATACCTGACTCTTTATTCGGCAATTGCTCAAACCCAATGATACCAATGACGGTAAATAGTTGTGGTGGCCCTAACACGCCATGCCCTACCAGTAGCAACTGGCAACAATGGCAAAAATCGGTAAGCTATAATCTTATGCCAAGTATCGACAGTCCTGTATATCCTGTTGTGGCTACTTATAATGGAGGCTTTAGTAAAAAAGGCAATTATTATGTTGACACCGTAAAATGGACAGTACCATCAAACCAGCCTTCTACAGCCAACTATTTCTTTATGGGTAGTGGTAGTGGCTTTACAATACCACCTGATACATTTGTGTACTATCAAGCAGGCACACAATATTCGGGCAAAGACACTGTAGGCATTATCCGCATTCCTACTTCTGTTTTTAATAATCAATTACCTCAAAACATATCGATACAGGTGATGACTTGTGGTGGCCCAGGACATCCCTGCCCTACTAAAAAGAATATTAATTACTGGCAGTGTGCTTCAGGATCAAATATTGAACCTCCTAAAAAATAA
- a CDS encoding GNAT family protein: MNDAMNVISKNLVLSGIGVELQPMLEEHIPMLLTVASEKRIWEHYPFDGSIAARLDKELKKSLAKKEKLKQFPFIIKKKAEEKIIGSTRFLNIDLENRNVEIGFTWLHPDYWATGVNTECKLLLMTYCFEELDLERVQYKTDELNIRSRKAIEKLGGQFEGIHRNDRLRDNGTYRSSAFYSILKSEWESIKQQLMERVKQY; the protein is encoded by the coding sequence ATGAATGATGCGATGAATGTTATTTCTAAAAATTTGGTGCTTTCAGGTATTGGGGTTGAACTTCAACCCATGCTAGAAGAACATATACCAATGCTATTGACGGTAGCATCTGAAAAGCGTATATGGGAACATTATCCTTTTGATGGTTCTATAGCTGCTAGGTTGGATAAAGAGTTAAAGAAGTCATTAGCTAAAAAAGAAAAACTAAAGCAATTTCCTTTTATTATAAAGAAAAAAGCAGAAGAAAAAATTATAGGGAGTACCAGGTTCTTGAATATAGATCTAGAAAATCGGAATGTTGAGATAGGGTTTACATGGTTACATCCAGACTATTGGGCAACCGGAGTAAATACTGAGTGTAAGTTATTATTAATGACTTATTGTTTTGAAGAGTTAGACCTAGAAAGAGTACAGTACAAAACAGACGAATTAAATATTCGTTCCCGAAAAGCTATAGAAAAATTAGGGGGACAGTTTGAAGGAATACATAGAAATGATAGACTTCGCGATAATGGGACTTATAGATCTTCTGCGTTTTATAGTATTCTAAAGTCTGAATGGGAAAGCATAAAGCAGCAATTAATGGAAAGAGTAAAACAATATTAA
- a CDS encoding cupin domain-containing protein translates to MRYGFLLTVLLLAACSAPESSKPKAKGGYVIALDDMKKIEVGNGETVYQAEGKNNNMTSMSFVITETQKGGGPPLHVHPVEEAHVVLNGTVTYHIADTEFTVTAPYIVRIPANTPHTFINAGDTVLNLIGVFGQDNFGPYQPIADNPLIQ, encoded by the coding sequence ATGAGATACGGATTCTTATTAACAGTATTACTATTGGCCGCTTGTAGCGCTCCCGAGTCTAGCAAGCCAAAAGCAAAAGGAGGCTATGTAATAGCACTGGATGATATGAAAAAGATAGAAGTAGGGAATGGAGAAACAGTATATCAAGCTGAAGGGAAGAATAATAATATGACATCCATGTCTTTTGTGATCACAGAAACACAAAAGGGAGGAGGCCCGCCATTACACGTGCACCCTGTAGAGGAAGCGCATGTGGTACTCAATGGTACTGTTACTTACCATATTGCGGATACAGAGTTTACCGTTACAGCACCATATATTGTAAGAATACCTGCCAACACACCGCATACATTTATCAATGCAGGAGATACGGTACTTAATCTTATTGGTGTATTTGGTCAGGATAATTTTGGTCCTTATCAGCCGATAGCAGATAATCCATTGATTCAGTAA
- a CDS encoding class I SAM-dependent RNA methyltransferase — protein sequence MSLFTIAAPITITCNKRLAPYVAQEVEELGFTIEKTFITGVRITGTMADCMRLNLNLRCASQVLYSIKSFTAADADEVYNNVRSYPWEDLLEKDSYFSITSNVFNDTINNNMFANLRVKDAIVDRMMDKTGTRPNTGADLKGAVVHLFWKQEQAELFIDTSGNSLARHGYRKIPGRAPMLEALAAATILASKWDRRSPFISPMCGSGTLAIEAALIATNTKPGLFRTNYAFMHIKGFDEDAYLDERGKLENQIQDDVKGLRIIATDYDRQTIVNAQKNAKAAGVYDLIEFNKQDFADTHVPQGKKGIVILNPEYGERLGDEPELEATYKRIGDFMKQKCGGYYGYIFTGNLDLAKKIGLKPSRRIEFYNSKIDCRLLEYELYEGSKR from the coding sequence ATGTCATTATTCACAATAGCAGCACCTATTACAATTACTTGTAACAAGCGTTTGGCTCCTTATGTAGCGCAGGAGGTAGAGGAATTAGGGTTTACCATAGAGAAAACCTTTATAACAGGGGTACGCATCACAGGCACTATGGCCGATTGTATGCGACTGAACCTTAACCTGCGCTGTGCCAGTCAGGTCTTATATAGCATTAAGTCTTTTACTGCTGCAGATGCCGATGAGGTGTATAATAATGTACGGAGCTACCCTTGGGAAGACCTGTTGGAAAAAGACAGCTACTTTTCTATCACCAGCAATGTGTTTAATGACACCATCAACAATAATATGTTTGCCAACCTACGGGTGAAGGATGCCATAGTAGACCGTATGATGGACAAAACTGGTACCAGACCCAATACTGGTGCCGACCTAAAAGGAGCTGTAGTACATCTGTTTTGGAAACAAGAACAAGCAGAACTGTTTATCGATACTTCGGGCAACTCTTTAGCGAGACATGGCTATCGTAAAATACCGGGACGTGCCCCTATGCTTGAAGCCTTGGCTGCTGCAACAATACTGGCGAGTAAATGGGATAGAAGATCACCATTCATCAGCCCCATGTGTGGTTCGGGAACATTAGCTATCGAAGCAGCACTAATTGCTACCAATACCAAACCCGGACTATTTAGGACCAACTATGCCTTCATGCACATAAAAGGGTTTGACGAAGACGCCTATCTTGATGAACGGGGCAAGTTGGAAAACCAAATACAGGATGACGTAAAAGGACTACGCATTATAGCAACAGACTACGACAGACAAACCATCGTCAATGCACAAAAAAATGCTAAAGCAGCAGGTGTATATGACCTGATAGAATTCAACAAACAAGACTTTGCCGACACGCACGTGCCACAGGGCAAGAAAGGCATAGTAATACTCAACCCCGAATATGGAGAGCGCCTTGGAGATGAACCTGAATTAGAAGCCACTTATAAACGCATAGGTGATTTTATGAAGCAGAAATGCGGTGGTTATTATGGTTATATCTTTACAGGGAATCTAGACTTGGCTAAAAAAATAGGACTAAAACCCAGTCGACGAATAGAATTTTATAACAGTAAGATAGACTGCCGCCTGCTGGAATATGAGCTATACGAAGGCAGTAAGCGATAA
- a CDS encoding YcxB family protein translates to MNLEYTLTEQDFLDYQMYSATKSDRINKKRQRSRMGMSLLYLAFGVFFLATQSYAFGAVFMGLAIIWFFARPMLDKKRYEKHFLGFINEHYKDSFGRKVILELTDDYIFAKEAGMESKVSTEELVEVNELKNLILIKLKKGQAVLLPKHSMEGSELLIAKLKELAQHLNIPYTEELDWKWR, encoded by the coding sequence ATGAACTTAGAATACACCTTGACCGAACAAGATTTTTTAGACTATCAGATGTATAGTGCTACCAAATCGGATAGGATCAATAAAAAACGTCAAAGAAGCCGAATGGGCATGAGCCTACTCTATTTGGCTTTTGGTGTTTTCTTCTTAGCCACACAGAGCTATGCCTTTGGAGCTGTATTTATGGGTTTAGCTATCATATGGTTTTTTGCTCGCCCTATGCTTGACAAAAAGCGGTATGAAAAACATTTCTTAGGTTTTATCAACGAGCATTATAAAGATAGCTTTGGCAGAAAAGTAATACTAGAACTTACTGACGACTACATATTTGCAAAAGAGGCAGGCATGGAGAGTAAAGTAAGCACCGAAGAACTGGTGGAGGTTAACGAACTGAAAAATCTAATACTCATCAAGCTCAAAAAAGGACAAGCAGTACTGCTACCCAAACACAGTATGGAAGGTAGCGAGCTACTTATTGCCAAGCTTAAAGAACTGGCACAG
- a CDS encoding peroxiredoxin, with protein MNTETENIMTMPRIGDMAPDFEAVTTIGNLKFSDYNKDSWVLLFSHPADFTPVCTTEMSAFATEEEYFKQQNTKLMGLSIDSIHSHIAWVNNVKKNMGILMKFPIIADIDMKVAKLYGMLQPGESETAAVRAVFFIDPTGKIRLIMYYPLNVGRNMDEIKRVLAALQTSDENKVAMPLNWKKGDKVIVPPPKTVTAMEEREQSDYEMVDFYLAKKDL; from the coding sequence ATGAATACAGAAACAGAAAACATAATGACCATGCCACGCATAGGAGACATGGCACCAGACTTTGAAGCCGTAACCACTATTGGAAATTTAAAGTTTAGCGACTACAACAAAGATAGCTGGGTACTGCTTTTCTCTCACCCCGCTGATTTCACCCCTGTCTGCACAACGGAGATGTCTGCATTTGCTACTGAAGAAGAATACTTTAAGCAGCAAAACACAAAGCTAATGGGATTGAGTATAGACAGTATACACTCTCATATAGCATGGGTAAATAACGTGAAGAAGAACATGGGCATACTAATGAAGTTTCCCATCATTGCAGATATTGACATGAAAGTGGCTAAACTATATGGTATGCTGCAGCCCGGTGAAAGTGAAACGGCTGCTGTAAGAGCTGTGTTTTTTATTGATCCTACCGGAAAGATAAGACTGATCATGTATTACCCGCTTAACGTAGGTAGAAACATGGATGAGATAAAAAGAGTTTTAGCAGCATTACAAACAAGTGACGAGAACAAAGTAGCTATGCCGCTCAACTGGAAAAAAGGTGACAAGGTGATAGTACCTCCACCAAAAACCGTTACTGCAATGGAAGAAAGGGAACAGAGTGATTATGAGATGGTGGACTTCTACCTTGCAAAGAAAGACCTGTAA
- a CDS encoding DUF2279 domain-containing protein — protein MNRYSHFLLCLLAVILVAPATAQEEKKKDHTQRNRLILVGTLHAASMGFTFYGLNKAWYEDYPRSSFHTRNDIGVWNQVDKLGHAYSGYAVAGILTDVYSWTGVRKKKAVLIGSTSSLAFLSIIEFLDGHSSEWGFSYGDMGANVAGVALFAGQELLWKEQRIQFKFSYHNKSYDPTYQYVTRQRFGKGQGERILKDYNAQTYWLSVGVHQFGVSWWPKWLNVALGYGANQMYGAYNNSWTDENGVGVNANNIPRERQFYISPDINLSVINTKSGLLNAIFDRLYIKIPSPALEINTETGLHFHPIYF, from the coding sequence ATGAATAGATACTCCCATTTTCTATTATGCTTGTTGGCAGTCATTTTAGTAGCCCCAGCTACTGCACAAGAAGAAAAGAAAAAGGACCACACTCAGCGTAACAGACTGATTTTGGTAGGTACACTACATGCCGCCTCTATGGGCTTTACGTTTTATGGATTGAATAAAGCTTGGTATGAAGATTACCCGCGTAGTAGTTTTCATACGCGCAACGATATTGGGGTATGGAATCAAGTAGACAAGCTAGGGCATGCTTATAGTGGCTATGCAGTAGCGGGCATTCTTACTGATGTTTATAGTTGGACAGGTGTCAGAAAGAAAAAAGCTGTATTGATAGGGTCAACAAGTAGTTTAGCCTTTCTTTCTATCATAGAGTTTTTAGATGGTCATTCGTCGGAATGGGGTTTTAGCTATGGTGATATGGGGGCAAATGTAGCTGGTGTTGCTTTGTTTGCTGGTCAGGAGCTGTTATGGAAAGAACAACGGATACAATTTAAGTTTAGCTATCATAACAAAAGCTATGACCCTACCTACCAGTACGTAACCCGACAGCGTTTTGGGAAAGGACAGGGAGAGCGCATCCTTAAAGACTATAACGCACAAACTTATTGGCTATCCGTCGGGGTACATCAGTTTGGTGTATCGTGGTGGCCCAAATGGTTGAACGTGGCACTAGGTTATGGTGCCAACCAAATGTATGGCGCGTACAATAACTCTTGGACAGATGAGAATGGTGTTGGTGTAAATGCAAATAATATTCCTCGCGAACGCCAGTTTTATATTTCTCCTGATATCAACTTGTCGGTTATCAATACCAAGAGCGGGCTTTTGAACGCAATATTTGACAGGTTGTATATAAAGATACCATCACCGGCATTAGAGATCAATACCGAGACGGGTTTGCATTTTCATCCTATTTATTTTTAG